The following proteins come from a genomic window of Synechococcus sp. BIOS-E4-1:
- a CDS encoding alpha/beta fold hydrolase, which produces MTSFPCFRLRGLVAALASLLVAQPVAAVERLTFTLPLLDESISLDLSQATNAQQLIDSNPDLQELDWAGDGSVQKLIEALLTAPLPEETSSIVRQSLGHPLFEQLLLTASELVEVKGLPVDTSGRMVSEALAAAYRDDEPHLLGFLRHVPGDELSINLQELAFYAKRLRGNQDDARDLVHKGSAAEPVASTIVAAAASGWTRRQRSIAVNHRPQPLQVTVISPTGLSNGRLVVISHGLWDAPSSFEGWAHLLAAHGYSVVLPGHPGSDSKQQESLLEGKQPPPASEELRLRPLDVTAVIDAVETGSLLSGSSVQTDSVAVVGHSWGATAALQLGGLQTTSRKLSSRCQDPRDPDRNLSWVLQCSWLKGADQGSLGDTRVRSVVVVSPPLRLLFDESSGPSMHAKALLVSGTRDWVVPSDPEAVVPLRNGQPLANGHRIVLAAGGDHFNLWAPVGAEQPPVLGPLILAWINDHLGITDSLSFKGGGWGHQRVPLIDVTGQL; this is translated from the coding sequence ATGACGTCCTTCCCGTGTTTCCGCTTGCGTGGCCTGGTTGCAGCCTTGGCTTCGCTGCTGGTCGCTCAACCGGTGGCGGCAGTTGAGCGCCTCACCTTCACCTTGCCTTTGCTGGATGAGAGCATCAGCCTGGATTTGAGTCAGGCCACCAATGCCCAGCAGTTGATCGACTCCAATCCAGATCTTCAGGAGCTGGATTGGGCAGGCGATGGATCAGTGCAGAAGCTGATCGAGGCTTTGCTGACGGCACCGCTCCCTGAAGAGACCAGCAGCATTGTCCGCCAATCCCTCGGGCACCCTCTGTTTGAGCAGCTTCTTCTCACTGCCTCTGAATTGGTGGAGGTCAAGGGTCTTCCGGTCGACACCAGCGGGCGCATGGTGTCTGAGGCTTTGGCCGCGGCCTATCGGGATGATGAGCCCCATCTGCTCGGATTCCTGCGTCATGTTCCGGGAGATGAGCTGTCGATCAATCTCCAGGAGCTCGCTTTTTACGCCAAGAGACTGAGAGGCAACCAGGACGATGCAAGGGACCTGGTGCACAAGGGCAGCGCAGCCGAGCCTGTTGCTTCAACGATCGTCGCTGCGGCCGCATCCGGCTGGACCCGCCGACAACGTTCCATTGCGGTGAACCATCGTCCGCAGCCCCTGCAGGTCACGGTGATTTCCCCGACCGGATTGTCCAATGGTCGACTGGTGGTGATTTCCCATGGGCTATGGGATGCACCTTCCAGTTTCGAGGGCTGGGCCCATCTGCTCGCTGCCCATGGTTATTCCGTAGTGCTCCCAGGTCACCCGGGTAGTGATTCCAAGCAGCAGGAGTCACTGCTTGAAGGTAAACAGCCACCGCCGGCATCCGAGGAACTGCGCTTGCGCCCCCTGGACGTCACTGCCGTGATTGATGCGGTCGAAACGGGCAGCTTGCTCTCTGGTTCGTCTGTTCAAACCGATTCAGTGGCGGTTGTGGGTCATTCCTGGGGTGCCACCGCGGCTTTGCAGTTAGGTGGTCTTCAGACCACGAGCCGCAAGCTGAGCTCCCGTTGTCAGGATCCTCGTGATCCAGACCGCAACCTGAGCTGGGTTCTGCAGTGCAGCTGGCTCAAAGGTGCTGATCAGGGATCGCTGGGTGACACGAGAGTTCGATCCGTGGTTGTGGTAAGTCCGCCTCTGCGTCTGTTGTTTGATGAATCCAGCGGTCCTTCGATGCATGCCAAGGCGCTGTTGGTGAGCGGCACCCGTGATTGGGTTGTTCCATCGGATCCTGAAGCGGTCGTTCCACTTCGCAATGGTCAGCCTCTGGCGAATGGTCATCGCATCGTGCTGGCCGCAGGCGGTGATCACTTCAATCTCTGGGCTCCAGTGGGTGCCGAACAACCACCGGTGCTGGGGCCCCTGATTCTTGCCTGGATTAATGACCATCTCGGAATCACCGATTCGCTCAGCTTCAAGGGCGGCGGTTGGGGTCATCAACGTGTGCCACTCATTGATGTCACTGGTCAATTATGA
- the uvrA gene encoding excinuclease ABC subunit UvrA — MGRPAPKSKASSSAEPVKLTTGSEEDVIRVRGARQHNLKNVDLTIPRNKMVVFTGVSGSGKSSLAFDTIFAEGQRRYVESLSAYARQFLGQVDKPDVDAIEGLSPAISIDQKSTSHNPRSTVGTVTEIQDYLRLLFGRAGDPHCPKCDRPIRPQTIDEMVDQILTLPESTRYQLLAPVVRGKKGTHAKLISGLAAEGFARVRIDGEVRELADNIELDKNQSHNIEVVVDRLVAREGIQERLTDSLRTSLKRGDGLAIVEVVPKKDEQLPEGVDRERLYSENFACPEHGAIIEELSPRLFSFNSPYGACEACHGIGHLRKFTPERVVPDPSLPVYAAVAPWAEKDNSYYFSLLYSVGEAFGFEIKTPWKELTEDQQDVLLNGSREPILIQADSRYRKGNGGYQRPFEGILPILERQLRDASGEAQRQKLEKFLELVPCSSCAGKRLRPEALAVRMGCFRITDLTAVSVGQTLERIEQLMGVGAFESSEPLLTNRQIQIGDLVLREIRMRLRFLLDVGLDYLSLDRPAMTLSGGEAQRIRLATQIGAGLTGVLYVLDEPSIGLHQRDNDRLLATLERLRDLGNTLVVVEHDEDTIRAADHLVDIGPGAGVHGGHIVAEGSLQDLLDADQSITGAYLSGERSIPTPSERRSAGTRSLKLLNCNRNNLQDLSVEFPLGRLVSITGVSGSGKSTLVNELLHPALEHGLGHKVPFPNGLGELRGLKSIDKVIVIDQSPIGRTPRSNPATYTGAFDPIRQVFAATVEAKARGYQVGQFSFNVKGGRCEACRGQGVNVIEMNFLPDVYVQCDVCKGARFNRETLQVTYKGHTIAEVLEMTVEQAADVFSAIPQAADRLRTLVDVGLGYVKLGQPAPTLSGGEAQRVKLATELSRRATGKTLYLIDEPTTGLSFYDVHKLMDVMQRLVDKGNSIICIEHNLDVIRCSDWLIDLGPEGGDRGGQLVACGTPEEVAQHPTSHTGRYLARVLEQHPPQTVSLAA; from the coding sequence ATGGGGCGACCCGCTCCCAAATCAAAGGCCTCGTCTTCGGCAGAGCCGGTGAAACTCACGACTGGATCAGAAGAGGACGTGATCCGCGTTCGTGGTGCTCGTCAGCACAATCTCAAGAACGTTGATCTCACCATCCCTCGCAACAAGATGGTGGTGTTCACCGGAGTCAGCGGTAGCGGTAAAAGCTCCCTGGCTTTCGACACGATTTTCGCTGAGGGTCAGCGTCGCTATGTCGAGAGTCTTTCCGCCTATGCCCGTCAGTTTCTAGGCCAGGTTGACAAGCCTGATGTTGATGCCATCGAGGGGCTCTCCCCGGCGATCTCGATCGATCAGAAATCCACCAGTCACAACCCTCGTTCGACTGTCGGAACCGTCACTGAGATTCAGGATTATCTGCGCCTGTTGTTCGGTCGGGCCGGCGATCCCCATTGCCCGAAGTGTGATCGGCCGATCCGGCCCCAGACCATTGATGAAATGGTCGATCAGATCCTCACCTTGCCTGAATCCACGCGTTATCAACTGCTTGCTCCGGTTGTGCGTGGCAAAAAGGGCACCCACGCCAAGCTGATCAGCGGGTTGGCCGCTGAGGGTTTTGCCCGGGTGCGGATCGATGGAGAAGTGCGCGAGCTGGCCGACAACATCGAACTCGACAAGAACCAAAGCCACAACATTGAAGTGGTGGTGGATCGGCTTGTTGCTCGCGAGGGAATTCAGGAACGGCTCACCGACTCCTTGCGCACCTCCCTGAAACGCGGAGATGGTTTAGCCATCGTTGAGGTGGTGCCCAAAAAGGACGAGCAACTTCCTGAGGGAGTCGACCGGGAGCGTTTGTATTCCGAGAATTTCGCCTGTCCCGAACATGGGGCAATCATCGAAGAGCTTTCACCGAGACTGTTCTCTTTCAACAGTCCTTACGGTGCTTGCGAGGCCTGCCATGGCATCGGTCACCTGCGCAAGTTCACTCCGGAGCGCGTGGTTCCGGATCCGTCACTGCCGGTTTATGCCGCAGTGGCTCCCTGGGCTGAAAAAGACAACTCCTATTACTTCTCCCTGCTTTATTCCGTCGGGGAGGCCTTTGGCTTCGAGATCAAGACTCCCTGGAAGGAACTGACTGAAGACCAGCAGGATGTGCTGCTCAATGGCAGTCGCGAACCGATCCTGATTCAGGCTGACAGCCGTTATCGCAAGGGAAATGGCGGATATCAGCGTCCCTTTGAGGGAATCCTGCCGATTCTTGAGCGCCAGTTGCGTGATGCCAGTGGCGAGGCCCAGCGTCAGAAGCTGGAGAAATTTCTGGAACTGGTTCCCTGTTCCAGTTGTGCCGGCAAACGACTGCGGCCGGAAGCATTGGCCGTGCGCATGGGCTGCTTCCGAATCACGGATCTCACGGCTGTGAGCGTGGGCCAGACCCTTGAACGGATTGAGCAGTTGATGGGCGTGGGCGCCTTTGAGAGCAGTGAACCACTGCTCACGAACCGTCAGATTCAGATCGGAGATCTCGTGCTGCGGGAGATCCGCATGCGATTGCGTTTTTTACTGGATGTCGGTCTGGACTATCTGAGCCTTGATCGGCCGGCGATGACCCTCTCCGGCGGTGAAGCACAGCGGATCCGTCTGGCGACTCAGATCGGAGCTGGGCTCACTGGAGTGCTCTACGTGCTCGATGAGCCGAGCATCGGTTTGCACCAAAGGGACAATGACCGCCTGCTGGCCACCCTTGAACGGCTGCGTGATCTAGGCAACACCCTGGTTGTGGTCGAACACGATGAGGACACGATCCGCGCAGCCGATCATCTCGTGGACATTGGCCCCGGAGCTGGGGTGCATGGCGGTCACATCGTGGCCGAGGGTTCCCTGCAAGATCTGCTGGATGCCGATCAATCGATCACCGGTGCCTACCTGAGTGGAGAGCGCAGCATTCCCACTCCTTCGGAACGTCGCTCGGCAGGCACTCGCAGCCTCAAGCTGCTCAACTGCAATCGCAACAACCTCCAAGATCTGAGCGTGGAGTTTCCGCTCGGACGTCTTGTCTCCATCACTGGGGTGAGCGGCAGTGGCAAGAGCACGCTCGTGAATGAGTTGCTTCATCCTGCCCTTGAGCATGGCCTCGGCCATAAGGTTCCTTTCCCCAACGGCCTCGGTGAGCTGCGTGGACTCAAGTCGATCGACAAGGTGATCGTGATCGATCAGTCACCGATCGGCAGGACTCCCCGCTCCAACCCCGCCACCTACACCGGTGCGTTTGATCCGATCCGTCAGGTGTTTGCAGCCACGGTTGAAGCCAAGGCCCGCGGCTATCAGGTGGGTCAGTTCAGTTTCAATGTCAAGGGTGGTCGCTGCGAAGCCTGCCGCGGACAGGGGGTCAACGTGATCGAAATGAACTTCCTGCCGGATGTTTATGTGCAGTGCGATGTCTGCAAGGGCGCCCGATTCAATCGGGAGACTCTTCAGGTCACCTACAAGGGGCACACCATCGCGGAGGTTCTGGAGATGACCGTTGAGCAGGCCGCCGACGTGTTTTCTGCGATTCCGCAGGCGGCTGACCGATTGCGGACCCTGGTGGATGTGGGTCTCGGTTACGTGAAACTTGGGCAGCCGGCACCCACGCTCTCCGGCGGTGAGGCGCAACGGGTGAAGTTGGCCACTGAACTGTCCCGCAGGGCCACCGGCAAGACGCTTTACCTGATCGATGAGCCCACCACAGGCCTGAGTTTCTATGACGTGCACAAGCTGATGGATGTGATGCAGCGTCTTGTGGATAAAGGAAACTCGATCATCTGCATCGAGCACAATCTCGATGTGATCCGTTGTTCCGACTGGTTGATTGATCTTGGTCCAGAGGGTGGTGATCGCGGTGGACAGTTGGTGGCCTGCGGAACGCCGGAAGAGGTGGCCCAGCACCCAACCAGTCACACCGGTCGCTATCTCGCCAGGGTTCTGGAGCAGCATCCCCCTCAGACGGTTTCTCTGGCGGCATGA
- the recN gene encoding DNA repair protein RecN: MLTGLRLENIALIDRLDLAFDQGFSVLTGETGAGKSILLDALDAVLGGLQTGAGARLLRSGCDRGVIEASFRPGAAASRWLLEQEISDGEEDLVVSREWRRQEERFSSRSRLNGVMVNRQQLLVLRPLLIDLTVQGQTQQLARPGQQKRWLDRLGGSSLDAELRQVRAHWSDWLRCQNELERAENDRLQLDQQREELDLLLAELDRAELDDPEEVEKLEREQDRLVHGVRLQEGLGLLIGRLQDGADQAPSTLDHLQACSHELRQMQGLDPSLQSLSERCLDLESGVHDLIRELEGYGASLDSDSHRLALLQERLAELKRLERRHGQDLIDLIQRRDELRGRHQSGGVDALLEQLRSQEKTACLARDRSNASLRSKRLVVAAELQERLIAHLRPMGLANVRFEVAVEPSEPGESGADTVCFLFSANPGQPMAPLTEVASGGEMSRFLLALKTCLADVDGSSTLLFDEIDTGVSGRVSGAMADLLRMLSRHRQVFCVTHQPLVAAAADHHFRVSKDVCDGVTHSRVSHLRDTQERQHELAELAGGDRREAEAYAASLLDQKAA, translated from the coding sequence GTGCTAACCGGTCTGCGACTCGAGAACATAGCCTTGATTGACCGCCTTGATCTGGCATTTGATCAGGGTTTCTCTGTGCTGACCGGCGAGACGGGCGCAGGCAAATCGATTCTTCTCGATGCTCTGGATGCCGTGCTTGGAGGTCTGCAAACAGGAGCAGGTGCGCGTTTGTTGCGTTCCGGCTGTGACCGTGGTGTGATCGAGGCCAGTTTTCGTCCCGGTGCAGCCGCCAGCCGCTGGCTGCTTGAGCAGGAAATCAGCGATGGTGAGGAAGATTTGGTGGTCAGCCGCGAATGGCGCCGTCAGGAGGAACGTTTCAGTAGTCGCTCAAGGCTGAACGGCGTGATGGTGAATCGTCAGCAGCTGTTGGTGCTGCGGCCCCTGCTGATCGATCTCACCGTTCAGGGGCAGACGCAGCAGCTGGCTCGACCGGGCCAGCAGAAACGTTGGCTTGACCGTCTCGGGGGTTCCTCTCTCGATGCCGAGCTCCGTCAGGTTCGTGCTCACTGGAGCGACTGGCTTCGCTGTCAGAACGAGCTTGAGCGGGCTGAAAACGATCGGCTGCAACTGGATCAACAGCGAGAGGAGCTGGACCTGCTGTTGGCAGAACTCGATCGAGCCGAGCTTGATGACCCTGAAGAAGTTGAGAAGCTCGAACGGGAACAGGACCGTCTTGTTCATGGCGTGCGCCTGCAGGAGGGTCTGGGTCTGTTGATCGGGCGTCTTCAGGACGGAGCGGATCAGGCACCCTCAACGCTTGATCATCTGCAGGCCTGCAGCCATGAGTTACGGCAGATGCAGGGTCTCGACCCATCGCTGCAGTCTCTGAGCGAACGATGTCTCGACCTTGAATCAGGTGTTCATGATCTGATCCGAGAGCTTGAGGGTTATGGCGCTTCCTTGGACAGTGATTCCCATCGTCTGGCGTTGCTTCAGGAGCGTCTGGCCGAGCTCAAGCGCCTGGAACGCCGTCATGGGCAGGATCTGATCGATTTGATCCAGCGTCGTGATGAGCTGCGTGGGCGTCACCAGTCCGGTGGTGTTGATGCACTGCTCGAGCAGTTGCGCAGCCAGGAGAAGACGGCTTGTCTGGCCCGTGATCGCAGTAACGCTTCTCTGCGTTCAAAGCGTCTGGTCGTGGCGGCTGAGCTGCAGGAGCGGTTGATAGCCCATCTCAGGCCCATGGGATTAGCCAATGTGAGATTTGAGGTTGCTGTGGAGCCGTCTGAACCTGGAGAGAGCGGTGCGGATACGGTCTGCTTCCTGTTCTCAGCCAACCCTGGTCAGCCCATGGCTCCGCTGACTGAAGTGGCGTCCGGTGGTGAGATGTCGCGTTTTTTACTGGCTCTCAAGACCTGCCTTGCGGATGTGGATGGATCCAGCACCTTGCTCTTCGATGAAATCGATACCGGAGTGAGCGGCCGTGTCAGCGGTGCCATGGCCGATTTGCTGCGCATGTTGTCGCGCCATCGACAGGTGTTCTGTGTCACCCATCAGCCGCTGGTGGCCGCAGCGGCTGACCATCATTTCCGCGTCAGCAAAGACGTTTGCGATGGGGTGACCCATTCACGAGTGTCCCATCTGCGGGACACTCAGGAGCGTCAGCATGAGCTGGCTGAACTGGCTGGCGGTGACCGCCGCGAAGCTGAGGCTTATGCAGCCAGCCTTCTGGATCAGAAAGCAGCGTGA